The Alphaproteobacteria bacterium nucleotide sequence GCCAACCGCTTGGTCTGCCAGGCCGCTGATCGCGCCATCCAGGTGCACGGCGGCGAGGGCTACACGCGAAACCAACCGTTCGAACACATTTACCGCCACCACCGGCGCTACCGCATCACCGAGGGCGCCGAGGAAATCCAGATCCGCAAGATCGCCGCCGATCTGTTTGGTTTCGGACGGCGAAACCGCTAGCTGGTTCGCGCTACGGGTCGATAGCGAGCGTCACTCTCGCCTCAGGCTTCCAGATTGGCCATCAGTTCGCTGGTTTCGCTTCTAGAACCTCATCGCCAAGCTGAAAAACACACGCGGGTTATCCCCCTCATCGCCACGAGAGGAGACCGGGCGGGTCAGCGGCTGGGCCGCCTCAACGTAGCCGGAAATAGCCTTGGTGAGGTTGTAGCGCAGGCCGAATCCGGCCGAAGTCAGGGTCTGACGGCTCGGCCCGGTGGCGCCCGGCGTCTTGCGCCATGTTGCACCATAATCATAAAACCCGTAGAGCTGAAAACCCTGAAAGAAACGGCGCTGGAAAGACCGGCCATACTGGAGTTCCAGCTGGCCGGCGGCGCCCTTGTCACCCGTGATTTCCGAGGCGTCGTAGGCCCGTCCGAACCTCGCGCCGCCGGCACCAAATTCCTCCGACGCCAGCACCTGGTCGGCGGCCCACTGTCCCGTCGCGATGGCCAACACGGCGAAATTGCCGAACAGTCGTTGCAGGCGCGAGAGCTCCGCCGTGATCTTAGTGAAGTCGCTCTTGCCGAGCGCGCGGGTCAAGTCCGCCGAACCGCTGGTGGTCTCGTTGAGAATGTCCAGACCCTGGCTAACCTCGAGGTCGATCAGGTTCACGCCGCGGAAGCGGTCGACAAAATCGTAGGTCATCTCAAAGCCGGCACTACGGATACGGTCCTCGGAGAGCTTGGACGACAGGACATTCGTGGTCGAGTTGCGGTAGGTGAACTTGGCCCGAAGCGTCAGATTCTCGCCTCGTGAGCGAATGTGGGGATAG carries:
- a CDS encoding ShlB/FhaC/HecB family hemolysin secretion/activation protein → MLTPSPEVTGASDLVVLVDRKEADGFVSFGNRGSRFVGPYEGGIGANLNSVLGFYERFGIRFIGATQIDELKLFEATFDKPLGTEGTKLTLSYSRTLSEPGFTLKPLNVDSTNTTVRAALSYPHIRSRGENLTLRAKFTYRNSTTNVLSSKLSEDRIRSAGFEMTYDFVDRFRGVNLIDLEVSQGLDILNETTSGSADLTRALGKSDFTKITAELSRLQRLFGNFAVLAIATGQWAADQVLASEEFGAGGARFGRAYDASEITGDKGAAGQLELQYGRSFQRRFFQGFQLYGFYDYGATWRKTPGATGPSRQTLTSAGFGLRYNLTKAISGYVEAAQPLTRPVSSRGDEGDNPRVFFSLAMRF